The Glycine soja cultivar W05 chromosome 6, ASM419377v2, whole genome shotgun sequence genome has a window encoding:
- the LOC114415327 gene encoding uncharacterized protein LOC114415327: MERSTPVRKPHTSTADLLTWPETPISHSPTHPSSAVRSHQPSDGIRKVVFGGQVTDEEVESLNKRKPCSDYKMKEITGSGIFVANGEDDALEDGSANPNKTGVRMYQQAISGISHISFGEEENVSPKKPTSLPEVAKQRELSGTLESEDSILKKQLSDAKCKELSGHDIFAPPPEIKPRPITPRILELKGSIDIGERHADGDQGDTNSAGKTAKKIYDKKFAELSGNDIFKGDAPPSSADKSLSGAKLREMSGSNIFADGKVEARDYLGGVRKPPGGESSIALV; this comes from the exons ATGGAGAGAAGCACTCCGGTGAGGAAGCCACACACTTCAACTGCAGATCTGCTTACGTGGCCTGAAACACCAATTTCTCATTCCCCAACTCATCCTTCCTCCGCCGTTCGTTCTCACCAG CCGTCGGATGGGATCAGGAAGGTGGTATTTGGGGGTCAGGTCACCGATGAAGAGGTCGAGAGCTTAAATAAACG AAAGCCTTGTTCGGATTATAAGATGAAGGAGATAACTGGTAGTGGAATATTTGTAGCCAATGGAGAAGATGATGCCTTAGAAGATGGCAGTGCCAACCCAAATAAGACTGGAGTACGTATGTATCAG CAAGCGATTTCTGGAATCAGCCATATCTCATTTGGTGAGGAGGAGAATGTTTCTCCAAAAAAGCCCACTTCTTTGCCAGAGGTGGCCAAGCAGCGTGAGCTAAGTGGAACTTTGGAAAGTGAAGACTCTATATTGAAAAAGCAACTCTCTGATGCAAAGTGCAAGGAGCTTAGCGGTCATGACATATTTGCTCCGCCACCAGAAATCAAACCCAGGCCAATAACTCCTCGCATACTGGAGTTGAAAGGAAGCATAGACATTGGAGAACGTCAT GCTGATGGAGATCAAGGCGATACCAACTCTGCTGGGAAGACAGCAAAGAAGATCTATGACAAGAAATTTGCAGAACTTTCAGGGAATGACATATTCAAAGGGGATGCACCACCTTCATCTGCTGACAAATCGTTGAGCGGGGCCAAACTACGAGAGATGAGTGGCAGTAACATCTTTGCTGATGGGAAGGTAGAAGCTAGAGACTACCTAGGTGGTGTACGGAAGCCACCTGGTGGCGAGAGCAGCATTGCCTTGGTATAA
- the LOC114414150 gene encoding uncharacterized protein LOC114414150, with product MYGVGGIIHNVAYADDVVRVCVDTIYDGDATVPFPTAEIQYVRDASSTFIAWPRHLVKPITDDSNHNARLPVGRLGEAEVAAEPDPLGELMKTLFYVYKSPVEVPWEATQFGLPDVGAKFFITHADLAEIISGDKCLNISILQLWTIFMNNCGRSKVDQSLYGLLEPQSIHNAKDRREQCQEYIQTWVKESQRQLYLGAYLHQAHWQLFVLCPRENTVVWFCSLRKKPDINIKATINSAMKTITSSFQGMSNQAAPRWVEPKSHVQTGAYECGYYVMHWMWCIVTGGLKDDWNKWFSDGSPLDVEAITTLRQKWATFFLSIRKSGC from the exons ATGTATGGAGTTGGTGGCATTATACACAATGTTGCTTACGCAGATGATGTAGTAAGGGTTTGTGTTGACACAATTTACGATGGTGACGCCACTGTCCCGTTTCCAACTGCAGAGATTCAGTATGTCAGGGACGCGAGTAGCACATTCATTGCATGGCCCAGACATCTAGTGAAGCCTATAACTGAT GATTCAAATCATAATGCGCGTTTGCCAGTTGGACGTCTTGGTGAGGCAGAGGTTGCAGCTGAACCTGATCCATTGGGCGAATTAATGAAGACATTGTTTTACGTGTACAAGAGTCCAGTGGAAGTGCCATGGGAGGCGACGCAATTTGGACTTCCTGATGTTGGGGCAAAATTTTTCATCACACATGCTGATCTAGCGGAAATAATATCAGGTGACAAGTGTTTGAACATATCTATCCTGCAGCTGTGGACCAT TTTTATGAATAATTGTGGTAGAAGCAAAGTTGATCAGTCACTGTATGGTCTGTTGGAGCCTCAATCTATACACAATGCTAAGGACAGACGTGAACAATGCCAAGAATACATTCAAACATGGGTCAAGGAATCACAAAGGCAGTTGTACTTAGGGGCTTACTTGCATCA GGCACATTGGCAACTATTTGTTTTGTGTCCAAGGGAAAACACcgttgtttggttttgttctctGAGGAAGAAGCCAGATATTAACATCAAAGCCACAATTAACAG tgcAATGAAGACAATAACCAGTTCTTTCCAAGGCATGTCTAATCAAGCTGCACCTCGGTGGGTTGAACCAAAG AGTCATGTCCAAACTGGAGCGTACGAGTGCggatattatgtcatgcattggatgtggtgCATAGTGACTGGTGGATTGAAGGATGACTGGAACAAG TGGTTTTCTGATGGATCACCGTTAGACGTGGAGGCCATCACCACACTTCGCCAAAAATGGGCAACATTCTTTTTAAGTATTAGGAAAAGCGGATGCTAA
- the LOC114415328 gene encoding uncharacterized protein LOC114415328, whose translation MDSGNSGSISSSDDEYDSSHADPSFLNHFGSISHPQQPSLVPSHPSMFDLSSSYFHAVVSQSHQNPHNHLFNLDCQDQRSEPNRTLPESLPSSTSATPTTTNQCLLGHDNINDNSIQQLPSSPQTNNLVRNSKKRSRSSRRAPTTDTNNFRSMVQEFTGIPAPPFSSSFSRRIPLCPNPLLSTTSSRTSLLHNKNNINVSPNNNYQLLPDLSLPYQPPPQNLIQDIHSIPLFHPSPSLHSLVPSGLAAKSLSTMPTLDAHDLLGAHEHVVSEGMFLRSDGDAGGIRDPFWCLDHGNNSNYGGCKLNMSVSASSSLNREKNLENVGNANGNSPREGTVEAWI comes from the coding sequence ATGGACTCTGGTAACAGTGGAAGCATCTCTTCTAGCGATGATGAATATGATTCATCCCACGCCGATCCATCGTTCCTCAATCATTTCGGTTCCATCTCTCACCCGCAACAACCATCTCTTGTTCCTTCTCATCCCTCAATGTTTGATCTTTCCTCAAGCTACTTCCACGCTGTCGTCTCACAATCCCACCAAAACCCACATAATCACTTGTTTAACTTAGACTGTCAAGACCAAAGATCTGAACCCAATCGCACCCTCCCAGAAAGCCTACCATCTTCGACATCAGcaacaccaacaacaacaaatcaaTGCCTGTTGGGTCACGACAACATTAATGATAATTCAATACAACAACTCCCATCATCTCCACAAACCAACAACCTCGTACGCAACTCAAAGAAACGAAGCAGATCTTCAAGGCGTGCACCCACCACCGACACCAACAACTTCAGATCCATGGTTCAAGAGTTCACCGGAATCCCTGCACCTCCCTTTTCATCTTCCTTCTCTCGACGCATCCCTCTTTGCCCAAACCCTTTGCTTTCAACAACTTCATCGAGGACCAGCTTGTTacacaacaaaaacaatatCAATGTTTCTCCTAATAATAACTACCAACTACTTCCTGATCTATCTTTACCCTATCAACCCCCACCACAGAATCTCATACAAGATATTCACTCCATTCCCTTATTCcacccttctccttctcttcaCTCTCTTGTCCCTTCAGGGCTTGCTGCAAAGTCTTTATCCACCATGCCCACACTTGATGCGCATGATCTGCTGGGTGCTCATGAGCATGTTGTTTCTGAGGGCATGTTTCTGAGGAGTGACGGTGATGCAGGAGGGATAAGAGACCCGTTTTGGTGCTTAGATCATGGGAATAATAGTAATTATGGTGGCTGCAAGCTCAACATGTCGGTTTCTGCGTCGAGCAGCTTGAACCGTGAGAAGAACTTGGAGAATGTTGGTAATGCAAATGGAAATTCCCCTAGGGAAGGTACCGTGGAAGCGTGGATTTGA
- the LOC114414290 gene encoding DNA polymerase I A, chloroplastic/mitochondrial-like, which translates to MDFKEGELIDCLVCSLCFRFVGSIELEIGRRLYMQQLRANESHVGKLDGGGKEILEKFAEFFSDSSIKKVWHNYSFDCHVIENYGFKVSGFHADTMHMARLWDSSRHLDGGYSLEGLTGDRRVMSRAQLNHEKDLIGKVSMKTIFSKKKLKKDGSEGKTSIIAPVEELQRDERIPWICYSALDASSTLKLYESLKSHLSDMPWKFDGVPVYGKTMYDFYNEYWRPFGELLVMMESEGMLVDRAYLESIEKVAKAEQEVAVNRFRKWATRYCPDAQYMNVGSDSQLRQLLFGGIVNRKDSNQTLPTERIFKIPNVNNVIEEGKKAPKRFCDIKLTSLGYNLETEMYTATGWPSVSGHALKALAGSISADYDFFDEDCNLDLDDEDENPSQSEVAPVKIDKSAYGTAYAAFPTEEEGREACHAIAALCQVCSINSLISNFILPLQGHNISGKDLRVHCSLNINTETGRLSARRPNLQNQPALEKDRYKIRQAFIAAPKNSLIVADYGQLELRILAHLADCKSMLEAFEAGGDFHSRTAMNMYPHIREALEKKEVLLEWHPQPGEDKPPVPLLKDAFASERRKAKMLNFSIAYEKTPVGHGKIYLKAAKNYLEKKTNETYAEFLCLLQVLFNFQMMHL; encoded by the exons ATGGACTTCAAAGAGGGGGAACTG ATTGATTGTTTGGTGTGTAGCTTATGCTTTCGTTTTGTTGGTTCCATAGAACTTGAAATTGGAAGGAGGCTTTACATGCAACAACTGAGGGCCAACGAGAGTCATG TAGGTAAACTTGATGGTGGAGGCAAAGAGATTTTAGAAAAATTTGCTGAATTTTTTAGCGATTCTTCCATCAAGAAG GTCTGGCATAATTATAGCTTTGACTGTCATGTTATAGAGAATTATGGATTCAAAGTTTCGGGATTTCATGCTGATACAATGCACATGGCACGATTATGGGATTCTTCAAGACATTTGGATGGGGGTTATTCTCTTGAAGGACTTACAGGTGACAGAAGGGTCATGTCTAGGGCTCAGCTGAACCATGAAAAGGACTTGATTGGTAAGGTGTCAATGAAAACTATATTTagtaagaaaaaattgaaaaaggatGGATCTGAGGGTAAAACAAGTATCATTGCTCCTGTTGAAGAACTACAGAGAGATGAGCGTATACCTTGGATATGTTATTCTGCCTTAGATGCTAGCAGCACTTTGAAGCTGTATGAGAGCCTAAAGAGCCATCTTTCAGACATGCCCTGGAAATTTGATGGTGTGCCAGTTTATGGGAAAACCATGTATGATTTCTACAATGAATATTGGCGTCCATTTGGTGAGCTTCTAGTCATGATGGAATCTGAGGGAATGCTAGTTGACCGGGCTTATCTTGAAAGCATAGAAAAGGTGGCCAAAGCAGAGCAAGAGGTAGCTGTTAATAGATTCCGTAAATGGGCCACTAGGTATTGTCCTGATGCCCAGTATATGAATGTGGGAAGTGATTCGCAGTTGCGCCAGCTGCTTTTTGGTGGCATTGTGAACAG AAAGGACTCCAATCAAACGCTTCCAACTGAACGAATATTCAAAATTCCCAATGTTAATAATGTGATTGAAGAAGGCAAGAAGGCTCCAAAAAGATTTTGTGATATAAAGTTGACGAGCTTAGGTTATAATCTGGAGACTGAGATGTACACAGCAACTGGTTGGCCGTCAGTTAGTGGTCATGCTTTAAAGGCCCTGGCTGGAAGTATTTCCGCTGATTATGACTTTTTTGATGAGGATTGTAACTTGGATCTcgatgatgaagatgaaaatCCTTCTCAAAGTGAAGTTGCACCGGTAAAAATTGATAAATCTGCATATGGGACAGCCTATGCAGCTTTTCCAACAGAGGAAGAAGGGAGAGAAGCTTGCCATGCAATTGCTGCTTTATGTCAAGTCTGTTCAATCAACTCTTTGATCTCCAACTTCATCCTTCCCCTGCAg ggacataatatatcaggaAAAGATCTCCGTGTTCATTGTTCCTTAAATATCAACACAGAGACAGGACGCTTGTCAGCAAGAAGGCCAAATCTGCAG AATCAACCTGCTCTAGAAAAGGATCGATACAAAATCCGTCAAGCATTCATTGCTGCACCCAAGAATTCTCTTATAGTTGCTGATTATGGACAG CTGGAACTTAGGATTCTGGCACACCTTGCAGACTGTAAGAGCATGTTGGAAGCTTTTGAAGCTGGTGGAGATTTCCATTCAAGGACTGCAATGAATATGTACCCACATATTCGTGAAGCACTTGAAAAAAAGGAAGTGCTTCTTGAGTGGCATCCTCAGCCTGGTGAAGATAAACCCCCAGTTCCTCTTTTGAAG GATGCCTTTGCTTCTGAAAGAAGAAAAGCTAAAATGCTTAACTTCTCAATTGCATATGAGAAGACTCCTGTGGGGCACGGGAAGATTTACTTGAAAGCTGCCAAGAATtacttggaaaaaaaaacaaatgaaacttATGCTGAATTCTTATGTCTTCTGCAGGTGCTATTTAATTTCCAAATGATGCATTTGTGA
- the LOC114414288 gene encoding uncharacterized methyltransferase At1g78140, chloroplastic-like yields the protein MSIKYYVIKHNHLCISKIFTSLTSNHSISPLSFLVSLLSSLFFLIFPSFTTNPNYPLLRPPPLLHPTPSTPSPPASATIALPARVHQGWIKQHRAGTSASRRRTHAFKVPLISFLHERGWRQTFSVWGGFPGPEKEFELMKGFLKPVLGGNIIDASCASGLFSRLFAKSGLFSFVVALDYSENMLQQCYEFIQKEENFPKENFILVRADISRLPFVSSSVDAVHAGAALHCWPSPIAVVAEISRVLRPGGVFVVTTYMLDGPFSVIPFLSTLRQNARQVSGSYIFLSERELEDHCRACGLVGFKCIRNGLFEMISATKPS from the exons ATGTCG ataaaatattatgttatcaaacataatCATTTATGCATATCCAAAATTTTCACGTCATTAACGTCTAATCACTCAATTTCCCCCCTCTCCTTCCTCGTCTCCCTCCTCTCCTCCCTCTTCTTCCTCATCTTTCCTTCTTTCACCACAAACCCAAACTACCCCCTTCTTCGGCCACCGCCTCTCCTCCATCCCACGCCATCAACTCCTTCTCCACCCGCCTCAGCCACGATAGCTTTACCAGCACGTGTTCATCAGGGATGGATCAAGCAGCATCGAGCTGGCACTAGCGCGTCGCGGCGGAGGACACACGCTTTCAA GGTGCCATTGATATCATTTCTCCATGAGAGGGGCTGGCGTCAAACATTTTCTGTGTGGGGTGGTTTTCCAGGTCCTGAGAAAGAG TTTGAATTGATGAAGGGTTTCTTAAAGCCAGTATTGGGTGGAAATATCATTGATGCTAGTTGTGCAAGTGGATTATTTTCAAGATTATTTGCAAAAAGTGGActgttttcttttgttgttgctCTAGACTACTCAGAAAATATGTTGCAGCAATGTTATGAATTCATTCAAAAGGAAGAGAACTTTCCAAAAGA GAACTTCATCTTGGTTAGAGCAGACATATCTAGGCTCCCCTTTGTTTCCAGTTCTGTTGATGCTGTACATGCAGGTGCAGCTCTCCACTGTTGGCCTTCACCAATAGCAGTG GTTGCTGAAATAAGTCGTGTTTTACGACCTGGAGGTGTATTTGTCGTAACCACTTACATGCTCGATGGGCCTTTTTCTGTTATCCCATTTTTAAGTACACTACGGCag AATGCAAGGCAAGTGTCTGGGAGCTACATCTTTCTCTCTGAGCGTGAACTTGAAGATCACTGCAGGGCATGTGGGCTGGTTGGATTTAAATGCATTAGAAATGGGCTTTTTGAGATGATCTCTGCTACAAAGCCCAGTTAA